A window of Nitrosopumilus sp. b3 contains these coding sequences:
- a CDS encoding DegT/DnrJ/EryC1/StrS family aminotransferase encodes MIDRFGQEEIASVIQSIKNASLLSGYTNKFLGGETLQKFEKDFARFHNCKYGISVNSGTSALFVSQLAAGVKNNTKVAVPSITFTSTISQVVACGGIPVFTDIDSESYCMDFDFKKKVKFAIPVHLLGHPCKFEMIKKMKETGIFVIEDCAQAMGAKYKNKSVGSMGDCGIFSFQETKHITTLGEGGIIVTNNEEFAEKCRRIRNHGEYYKDDDDIGFNFRLTDTQTAFGLVQLKRLPSILKSFRKNANYIIKNLPEVIIPPMIPKNIDHSFLILGCKYDKKKSIVSREKFLEKLTKNRKKFLKNEQVSDIKGLNFRPGKIISSGYKTTQYDVPLYRKYRPKKKLQNAEDFIQNSFFLDIHRWRTKSEIDEELKILHRTSKQLSS; translated from the coding sequence ATGATTGATCGTTTTGGCCAAGAAGAAATTGCCTCTGTAATTCAATCCATAAAAAATGCATCTCTTTTATCAGGATATACAAATAAGTTCTTAGGAGGAGAAACACTACAAAAATTTGAAAAAGACTTTGCGCGATTCCATAACTGCAAATATGGAATTTCAGTAAATTCTGGAACTAGTGCATTATTTGTATCACAACTTGCAGCAGGAGTAAAAAATAACACCAAAGTTGCTGTCCCATCAATTACGTTTACTTCTACCATATCTCAAGTTGTTGCTTGTGGTGGAATACCTGTTTTTACAGATATAGATTCTGAATCCTATTGTATGGATTTTGATTTTAAAAAGAAAGTAAAGTTTGCAATTCCAGTACATTTGCTAGGACATCCGTGTAAATTTGAAATGATAAAAAAAATGAAAGAAACTGGAATTTTTGTAATTGAAGATTGTGCACAAGCAATGGGTGCAAAATACAAAAATAAATCAGTTGGAAGTATGGGGGATTGTGGGATTTTTAGTTTTCAAGAAACAAAACATATCACTACACTGGGTGAAGGTGGAATTATTGTGACAAATAATGAAGAATTTGCAGAAAAATGTAGGCGTATTAGAAATCACGGTGAATATTATAAAGATGATGATGATATAGGATTTAATTTTCGATTGACTGATACTCAAACAGCATTTGGTCTTGTTCAGCTAAAACGGTTACCATCTATCTTGAAAAGTTTCCGCAAAAATGCTAATTATATAATAAAAAATCTTCCTGAAGTTATCATTCCCCCTATGATTCCCAAGAACATAGATCATTCATTTTTGATTTTAGGTTGTAAATATGATAAAAAAAAATCTATAGTTTCAAGGGAAAAATTTCTAGAAAAACTAACAAAAAACAGAAAAAAATTCCTAAAAAATGAACAAGTATCTGATATCAAAGGCTTGAATTTTAGACCTGGAAAAATAATTAGCTCTGGCTACAAAACAACTCAATATGATGTCCCTCTTTATAGAAAATATCGACCAAAGAAAAAATTACAAAATGCTGAAGATTTTATCCAAAACAGCTTTTTCTTAGATATTCATAGATGGAGAACAAAGAGTGAAATTGATGAAGAATTAAAAATTTTACATAGAACCAGCAAACAACTTAGTAGTTAA
- a CDS encoding SDR family NAD(P)-dependent oxidoreductase, protein MSILTKRSILVTGGTGSIGTALVKKAIHDKAKLIRVFSNDENGLYEMESEYGTQNIEYVIGDIQNEERVSELVKGIDIVFHAAALKHVDRCELNPLETINVNIIGTKNIAKAAQKENVKRMILISTDKAVNPIGVMGATKLLGEKLISAEASRKSKTIFASVRFGNVFQTRGSILPRIEQQIKNGGPITLTDKNMKRFFMTKDEAVKLIIHATNLAKGGETFILKMPLLRLEDLFEVMKEILAPKYGYDPKKIKTKLTGTRPGEKLTEYLLTNFEMSQALETKEFFILPSSFNYSTKITYPNSKKPKNLLNYFENIKPLTKKEIKSILNQIY, encoded by the coding sequence ATGTCTATTTTAACTAAAAGATCCATTCTTGTAACGGGGGGAACTGGTTCAATTGGTACTGCACTAGTCAAAAAAGCAATTCATGATAAAGCAAAACTAATTCGAGTTTTTAGTAACGATGAAAATGGTTTATATGAAATGGAATCTGAATATGGAACTCAAAACATTGAATATGTTATAGGTGATATCCAAAACGAAGAAAGAGTATCGGAACTTGTAAAAGGGATTGATATTGTTTTTCATGCGGCTGCTCTAAAACATGTAGACAGATGTGAATTAAATCCACTAGAAACAATCAACGTCAATATTATAGGAACAAAAAATATTGCAAAGGCTGCACAAAAAGAAAATGTAAAGAGGATGATTTTAATCAGTACTGATAAAGCTGTTAATCCAATTGGTGTTATGGGTGCAACAAAGTTATTAGGTGAAAAATTAATCTCTGCTGAAGCATCCCGTAAATCAAAAACTATATTTGCATCAGTAAGATTTGGAAATGTCTTTCAAACTAGAGGTTCAATTTTACCTAGAATTGAACAACAAATCAAAAATGGCGGTCCAATCACTCTTACTGACAAAAATATGAAGCGATTTTTCATGACAAAAGATGAAGCAGTAAAATTAATCATTCATGCTACTAATCTTGCAAAAGGTGGAGAAACTTTTATTCTTAAAATGCCATTATTACGTTTGGAAGATCTTTTTGAAGTCATGAAAGAAATTTTAGCACCAAAATATGGTTATGATCCAAAAAAAATAAAAACCAAACTTACAGGAACAAGGCCTGGAGAAAAACTAACAGAATATTTATTGACAAATTTTGAAATGAGCCAAGCCTTAGAAACTAAAGAATTTTTCATTTTACCATCATCCTTTAATTATTCCACAAAAATAACTTACCCAAATTCCAAAAAACCAAAAAATCTTTTAAATTATTTTGAAAATATAAAACCTCTTACAAAAAAAGAAATTAAATCAATACTCAACCAAATTTATTAA
- a CDS encoding oligosaccharide flippase family protein, with the protein MSRFFSKIKNFGGLKDLTSIGIANIVSSGISGLFWFYLAALIGTEGYGELSYLLAIAGIASTVASIGSGYTTIVYTAKNINIIPATFIATIIGSSVAAIAIFFGLNNPALSAYVLLYVVFNLGTATLMGLKQFKKYAIFLISQKILMVALILSLFQFYQNTGVILGYALSFLIFIPVIYKEIKLKGIQFSVIKPRLGFMLNSYGTDLVKALSGHTDKLIIGPLFGLSLLGNYHLGMQFLVIATLLPNIIMQYTLPRDSSGQNNDKIKKIIIVFSIFIAITGIFIGPNLINWLFPQYIETIGIIQIMIIAIIPRTISLMFISKFLGMEKSKFVIIASVIFLGIQIPTIILLGESLGAIGIAISLVLAETMQAIFYILSNKMFVVSIK; encoded by the coding sequence ATGAGTAGATTTTTTAGTAAAATTAAAAATTTTGGTGGATTAAAAGATTTAACTTCGATAGGAATTGCAAACATTGTAAGTAGTGGAATTTCAGGCTTATTTTGGTTCTATTTAGCAGCTTTAATTGGAACAGAAGGTTATGGTGAACTAAGCTATTTACTTGCAATTGCAGGAATTGCTTCAACAGTTGCATCCATAGGTTCAGGATATACTACTATTGTATACACTGCAAAAAATATCAATATTATCCCTGCAACTTTTATTGCTACAATAATTGGAAGCTCTGTTGCTGCAATTGCAATTTTCTTTGGATTAAATAATCCAGCATTATCAGCATATGTTTTATTGTATGTTGTATTCAATTTAGGTACAGCCACATTAATGGGTTTAAAACAATTTAAAAAATATGCAATTTTTTTGATTTCACAAAAAATCCTCATGGTGGCATTGATTCTTTCATTGTTTCAATTTTATCAAAATACGGGAGTTATTCTAGGTTATGCATTATCTTTTCTAATTTTTATTCCTGTAATATACAAGGAAATCAAACTGAAAGGAATTCAGTTTTCAGTAATAAAACCAAGACTAGGATTTATGTTGAACAGTTATGGGACTGATCTGGTAAAAGCACTTAGTGGACATACTGATAAATTGATTATTGGACCATTGTTTGGTTTAAGTTTACTAGGAAATTATCATTTAGGAATGCAATTTTTAGTTATTGCAACATTATTGCCAAATATTATAATGCAATATACGTTACCTAGAGATTCTAGTGGACAAAATAATGACAAAATTAAAAAAATTATCATAGTTTTTTCCATATTTATTGCAATAACTGGAATATTCATAGGACCAAATCTGATAAATTGGTTGTTTCCACAATATATCGAAACTATTGGAATAATTCAAATTATGATAATAGCGATCATTCCAAGAACCATAAGTTTAATGTTCATATCAAAATTTCTAGGAATGGAAAAAAGTAAATTTGTAATTATTGCATCAGTAATATTTCTTGGAATTCAAATTCCAACTATAATTTTACTTGGGGAATCCCTAGGGGCCATTGGAATTGCTATTTCATTAGTATTAGCAGAAACCATGCAAGCGATATTTTATATTTTATCAAACAAGATGTTCGTGGTAAGCATCAAATGA
- a CDS encoding glycosyltransferase family 4 protein, translated as MKIAIVCPAFLPATQFGGILFLALDIAKEVSKKQFQVTVYTTDLDFSNNSKVFNKRLPRIESIDDFKVRRSHVYFNIELFFINFGMYKQIINDQPEIIHTIGIRSFQSFLAAIISKIKKIPLITSDQGGLFTHPDFQNRGKKRILYKIQEPMIKFIIKQSKKIIVANEYEQEIFSKYCDSKKLVIIRNGVDLNSFQKIPFDFKKKHNMKERMILFLGRFAEVKGIDVLLEAFSELIQEKEFDNVKLVIMGTDFGYSKKMFKKIKEKKLNERVLTVIKPDREEVISAYHACEFLVLPSRWEMSPLTPLEGFACKKTTIGSRIHGIPYVIKDNENGLLFENENFVDLKEKMKQLLLNPEKCQKLGVEGYKMVEKSFNNKVMCEEIFKLYNLTLNLKNNNYD; from the coding sequence ATGAAAATTGCGATTGTATGTCCAGCATTTTTACCTGCCACACAATTTGGAGGCATACTCTTTCTTGCATTAGATATAGCCAAGGAAGTATCAAAAAAGCAGTTCCAAGTTACTGTATATACTACAGATCTAGATTTTTCAAATAATTCCAAAGTATTTAACAAAAGATTACCTAGAATTGAGTCAATAGATGATTTTAAAGTCAGAAGATCTCATGTGTATTTCAATATAGAATTATTTTTTATAAATTTTGGAATGTATAAACAAATTATCAATGACCAACCAGAAATTATTCATACTATAGGTATTCGTAGTTTTCAGAGTTTTTTAGCAGCAATTATATCAAAAATTAAGAAAATCCCATTGATAACAAGTGATCAAGGAGGTCTGTTCACCCATCCAGACTTTCAAAATAGAGGGAAAAAAAGAATTCTGTATAAAATTCAGGAGCCCATGATAAAATTCATCATCAAACAATCAAAAAAAATCATAGTTGCAAACGAATATGAACAAGAAATTTTTTCAAAATACTGTGATTCAAAAAAATTAGTAATTATTAGGAATGGGGTTGACTTGAATTCATTTCAAAAAATTCCATTTGATTTTAAAAAAAAACATAACATGAAAGAAAGAATGATTTTATTTTTAGGTAGATTTGCAGAAGTTAAAGGGATAGATGTCTTATTAGAAGCGTTCTCAGAATTGATTCAAGAAAAAGAATTTGATAATGTAAAATTAGTAATTATGGGAACAGATTTTGGTTATTCAAAAAAAATGTTTAAGAAAATTAAAGAAAAAAAATTAAATGAAAGAGTTTTGACAGTTATAAAACCAGATAGAGAAGAAGTAATTTCAGCTTATCATGCATGTGAATTTTTGGTATTACCATCACGATGGGAAATGTCTCCATTAACACCTTTAGAAGGATTTGCTTGTAAAAAAACAACCATCGGCTCAAGAATTCACGGAATTCCCTATGTTATAAAAGATAACGAAAATGGGTTGCTTTTTGAAAATGAAAATTTTGTAGATTTGAAAGAAAAGATGAAACAGTTATTGCTAAATCCTGAAAAATGTCAAAAATTAGGTGTTGAAGGATATAAAATGGTGGAAAAAAGTTTCAATAACAAAGTTATGTGTGAAGAAATTTTCAAGTTATATAATTTGACATTAAATTTAAAAAATAATAATTATGATTAA